Proteins from a single region of bacterium:
- the dapA gene encoding 4-hydroxy-tetrahydrodipicolinate synthase, translated as MNAPFGKVVTAVITPFTEGGAEIDYVAVERLAAHLCPEHTDSVVVCGTTGEGPTITRTEKLALWEYWLGAAPEGIKIIANTGTNNTAESVELTQKAKRIGVHAAMAVMPYYNKPNFDGQIAHFTAVADCGLPVMLYNVPGRTGGKLLPEAACELSKHPNIVAIKEAAGDPLLVTYFKENATPGFAVYSGDDPLTYEMCKLGGAGVVSVASHLVGREIREMIDAVQSGDDAKAKAIHERLTPLFDAIFVTTNPIPIKTACAMLGLCDEEFRLPMTRMRDAERNALAELMGKFGLL; from the coding sequence ATGAACGCACCATTCGGAAAAGTGGTAACGGCCGTCATAACTCCATTCACCGAGGGGGGGGCGGAAATAGACTACGTAGCGGTCGAAAGGCTTGCCGCTCATTTGTGCCCGGAGCACACCGACAGCGTCGTAGTATGCGGAACGACAGGCGAAGGCCCGACAATCACCCGCACCGAAAAACTTGCGCTTTGGGAATACTGGCTAGGCGCGGCGCCGGAGGGAATAAAGATTATCGCCAATACCGGCACGAACAACACCGCGGAGTCGGTCGAGCTTACGCAGAAGGCGAAGCGAATCGGCGTCCACGCGGCGATGGCGGTTATGCCCTATTACAACAAGCCGAACTTTGACGGCCAGATCGCGCACTTCACCGCGGTCGCCGACTGCGGGCTGCCCGTGATGCTGTACAACGTGCCCGGTCGCACCGGCGGCAAGCTTCTGCCCGAGGCCGCGTGCGAGCTTTCGAAGCATCCGAACATCGTCGCGATTAAGGAAGCCGCGGGCGATCCACTGCTTGTCACTTATTTCAAAGAGAACGCCACACCGGGATTCGCGGTGTACAGCGGCGACGACCCGCTGACTTACGAGATGTGCAAACTCGGCGGCGCGGGAGTGGTCAGCGTCGCAAGCCACCTGGTCGGCCGCGAAATCCGCGAGATGATAGACGCGGTGCAATCCGGAGACGACGCGAAAGCGAAGGCCATTCACGAGCGGCTGACGCCGCTGTTCGACGCAATTTTCGTCACGACGAATCCGATTCCGATAAAAACCGCGTGCGCGATGCTGGGACTGTGCGATGAGGAATTCCGGCTGCCGATGACGCGGATGCGGGACGCGGAGCGCAACGCGCTGGCGGAGTTGATGGGGAAGTTTGGGCTTTTGTAG
- a CDS encoding transposase codes for MERPSELPDRKVVRLKAWDYSTQAYYFATICSHEKRCIFGKIKNGRSLLSEVGRIVEEEWLKSANMRPHIALEEFVVMPNHLHGIVVLTKSGPGLPAAESASEIGYLRRKGKVRREPQSLSSFIAGFKAAVTKRINELNPQVKHAVWQRGFYEHVIRSEKDLYLIKQYILDNPANWESDEEFRQH; via the coding sequence ATGGAAAGGCCGTCCGAATTGCCCGACCGTAAAGTCGTGCGCCTGAAGGCATGGGACTATTCGACACAGGCGTATTATTTCGCCACGATTTGCTCGCATGAAAAACGCTGCATTTTCGGCAAAATCAAAAATGGCAGATCGTTGCTTTCAGAAGTGGGCAGAATCGTCGAAGAAGAATGGCTCAAATCGGCGAATATGCGCCCGCATATCGCGCTTGAAGAATTTGTAGTCATGCCTAATCACCTGCACGGAATTGTGGTTCTGACCAAATCCGGACCGGGATTACCCGCTGCGGAATCCGCTTCTGAAATCGGATATCTGCGGCGCAAGGGGAAGGTCAGGCGCGAGCCGCAATCGCTGTCGTCGTTCATTGCGGGATTCAAAGCGGCGGTGACGAAAAGGATTAACGAATTGAATCCGCAAGTGAAACACGCCGTATGGCAGCGGGGATTTTACGAGCACGTGATACGGAGTGAGAAGGATTTATATTTGATAAAGCAGTACATTTTAGATAATCCCGCGAATTGGGAGTCGGACGAGGAATTCAGGCAGCATTGA